One Setaria viridis chromosome 5, Setaria_viridis_v4.0, whole genome shotgun sequence genomic region harbors:
- the LOC117857113 gene encoding uncharacterized protein: MDEDWELLLASPKAAAAAEPYAGGGGEDDAGAIKHDYFDLGSDAKYPRRTSLSKEDEEEEEEEVEGLLAASDNASWVEPDPDDLLFPGRDRAALWSDSSSDGERPEVEVTEPVERARAEAGAAAAAAAAEAEAEGAEGAVAKGGGPEPWWKLPLDALRVWALRAARSAWSVPFAVALLGFAVLGRRLYRMRRQSKAVGRVRLVLDEKKASQFKGQASRLKESTAMLRRAPIIKPMLPANGVTPWPVLGHL, from the exons ATGGACGAGGACTGGGAGCTCCTCCTCGCGTCccccaaggcggcggcggcggccgaaccgtacgccggcggcggcggggaggacgaCGCCGGCGCCATCAAGCACGACTACTTCGACCTCGGCTCCGACGCCAAGTACCCCAGGAGGACGTCGCTGTCgaaggaggacgaggaggaggaggaggaggaggtggaggggcttctCGCGGCGTCGGACAACGCGAGCTGGGTGGAGCCGGACCCGGATGATCTTCTCTTCCCCGGCCGTGACCGAGCGGCGCTGTGGTCGGACTCGTCCTCGGACGGGGAGAGGCCCGAGGTCGAGGTGACCGAACCGGTGGAGCGGGCCAGGGCGGAGGCcggggctgctgctgcggcggcggcggcggaggcggaggcggagggggccgaGGGCGCGGTGGCGAAGGGAGGTGGACCTGAGCCGTGGTGGAAGCTGCCGCTGGATGCGCTGCGCGTGTGGGCCCTGCGCGCCGCGAGGAGCGCCTGGTCGGTGCCGTTCGCCGTCGCGCTGCTCGGATTCGCCGTGCTCGGGCGCCGGCTGTACCGGATGCGCCGCCAGAGCAAGGCCGTCGGGCGCGTCCGCCTCGTCCTCGACGAAAAG AAGGCATCCCAATTCAAGGGCCAAGCATCACGTCTGAAGGAATCCACGGCCATGCTGCGGCGAGCTCCAATCATAAAGCCTATGCTTCCCGCCAATGGAGTGACTCCATGGCCTGTGCTGGGGCACCTGTGA
- the LOC117856556 gene encoding pentatricopeptide repeat-containing protein At2g03880, mitochondrial: MALPAGAGLVAYNAAISRCARAGLYPRALALFREMRGRGLRADEYTLPPLLNSSALLRAPPAAATLHALLLRAGLASHLHVANALVDAYAKLSRPGAARAVFDEMPRRDVVTWTSLLTGLARAGAHDAAVRVYRGMAAAGVDPDEFAVAGVLSSCAGSTMLELGRSVHAAAVRLGFLPFLSVGNSLVSMYAKTGALRDARTVFDAMRARCTITWTALIVGYAQNGRGRQSLEIYTDMVRSGCRPDYVTFIGLLFACSHAGLVDAGRAHFRSMVTDYGIAPGPDHYACMVDLLGRAGRLEEAMDLLNRSSTELDATVWKALLGGCRVHRNAELAERAAEMVWRLDPADAVPYVMLSNLYSRERRWGDVARIRALMKSRGVTKEPGCSWVGVNGVMHLFHVEDRGHPRAAEIYRKVEEMMERIRAGGYVPDTDWALQDEAPDGRERGLAYHSERLAVAFGLLAVPAAAPIRVFKNLRVCGDCHAAIKMVAKVYGREIILRDANCFHHMKDGACSCGDYW; encoded by the coding sequence atggcgttgccggcgggcgcggggctgGTGGCCTACAACGCGGCCATCTCCCGCTGCGCCCGCGCGGGCCTGTACCCGCGCGCGCTGGCCCTGTTCCGCGAGATGCGCGGCCGGGGCCTGCGCGCCGACGAGTACACCCTCCCGCCGCTCCTCAACTCCTCCGCGCTCCTGCGggccccgcccgcggcggccacgctgcatgccctgctcctccgcgcgggCCTGGCGTCCCACCTCCACGTCGCCAACGCGCTCGTCGACGCCTACGCCAAGCTGTCCCGCccgggcgccgcgcgcgccgtgttcgacgaaatgccgcGCCGGGACGTGGTCACCTGGACCTCGCTCCTCACGgggctcgcccgcgccggcgcccacgACGCGGCCGTACGCGTGTACCGAGGCATGGCCGCCGCGGGGGtcgaccccgacgagttcgcCGTCGCGGGCGTGCTCagctcctgcgccggctccaCCATGCTCGAGCTGGGGCGGTCGGTGCACGCCGCCGCGGTGCGGCTCGGGTTCCTGCCGTTCCTCTCGGTCGGGAACTCGCTCGTCTCCATGTACGCCAAGACCGGCGCGCTGCGCGATGCCCGGACAGTGTTCGACGCGATGCGGGCGCGGTGCACCATCACGTGGACGGCGCTGATCGTCGGGTACGCGCAGAACGGCCGGGGAAGGCAGTCGCTCGAGATATACACCGACATGGTCCGGTCCGGGTGCAGGCCGGACTACGTGACCTTCATCGGTCTGCTCTTCGCGTGCAGCCACGCCGGCCTCGTCGACGCCGGCCGGGCTCACTTCCGGTCTATGGTCACCGACTACGGCATCGCTCCCGGGCCGGATCACTACGCGTGCATGGTCGACTTGTTAGGCCGGGCGGGGCGGCTGGAGGAGGCCATGGACCTGCTGAACCGGAGCTCGACGGAGCTGGACGCCACGGTGTGGAAGGCGCTGCTGGGCGGGTGCCGGGTGCACCGGAACGCGGAACTCGCCGAGCGCGCGGCCGAGATGGTGTGGAGGCTTGATCCGGCGGACGCCGTGCCGTACGTCATGCTCTCGAACCTCTACTCCCGGGAGAGGAGATGGGGCGACGTCGCGAGGATCCGCGCGCTGATGAAGTCGAGAGGGGTCACCAAGGAGCCCGGGTGCAGCTGGGTCGGGGTGAACGGCGTGATGCACCTGTTCCACGTCGAGGACCGCGgccacccgcgcgccgccgagaTCTACCGGAAGGTGGAGGAGATGATGGAGAGGATCAGGGCCGGAGGGTACGTGCCGGACACGGACTGGGCGCTGCAGGACGAGGCGCCGgacgggagggagaggggccTGGCGTACCACAGCGAGAGGCTCGCCGTCGCGTTCGGGCTGCTCGCcgtgccggcggccgcgcccatCCGGGTGTTCAAGAACCTCCGGGTGTGCGGTGATTGCCATGCCGCGATCAAGATGGTCGCCAAGGTGTACGGCAGGGAGATCATTCTGAGAGATGCGAATTGCTTCCACCACATGAAGGATGGAGCTTGTTCTTGTGGCGATTACTGGTAG
- the LOC117857114 gene encoding uncharacterized protein codes for MRQPHLSPLLSPSPVLSSHFSPPAALGASPWRRRLLHRGRAFQPPLSSLREPNKATLRKASPNVPFRLGGGGSGNPKDRRPAADEEEEEEAESAGGSGAVTGTLLAGALLVGVVGGFGAAGYVYKDQINTFLTQFSGFIDGYGPAGYALFVLVYAGLEVLAIPAIPLTMSAGLLFGSVTGTIIVSVSGTLAAAVAFLIARYFARERILKLVEGNKKFLAIDKAIGENGFKVVTLLRLSPLLPFSLGNYLYGLTSVKFLPYVLGSWLGMLPGSWAYVSAGAFGRAIIQDESEIGLGGNGQLWTLGVGLLFTAIAAVYVTRLAKDAVKEIDD; via the exons ATGAGGCAGCCGCACCTCTCGCCGCtgctctccccctcccccgtcCTCTCCTCCCActtctcgccgccggcggcgctcggggcctcgccgtggcggcggcggctgctgcacCGGGGGCGGGCCTTCCAGCCGCCGCTCTCCTCGCTGCGGGAGCCCAACAAGGCCACGCTACGGAAGGCCTCGCCCAACGTCCCCttccgcctcggcggcggcgggagcggcaaCCCCAAGgaccgccgccccgccgccgatgaggaggaggaggaagaggcggagAGCGCTGGTGGCTCCGGGGCGGTCACGGGGACGCTGCTTGCTGGAGCGCTACTGGTTGGGGTCGTAGGGGGGTTTGGGGCGGCAGGGTACGTGTACAAGGACCAGATCAACACCTTCCTCACGCAGTTCTCTGGGTTCATTGATG GTTATGGCCCTGCTGGATATGCTCTGTTCGTACTTGTATATGCAGGATTGGAG GTTCTCGCAATTCCAGCAATACCTTTAACCATGTCAGCTGGTCTATTATTTGGCAGTGTCACTGGTACAATTATTGTTTCAGTCAGTGGAACA CTAGCTGCAGCGGTGGCCTTCCTTATTGCTAGATACTTTGCCAGAGAGCGAATTCTCAAATTGGTTGAAGGAAATAAGAAGTTTCTAGCAATTGATAAGGCAATTGGTGAAAACGGATTTAAGGTTGTCACTCTGCTACGTTTGAGTCCCCTATTGCCTTTCTCCCTTGGTAACTACCTATATGGCTTGACTTCAGTGAAGTTCTTGCCTTATGTCTTGGGCAG TTGGTTGGGAATGCTTCCAGGATCATGGGCTTATGTGAGTGCTGGTGCATTCGGGCGAGCTATAATT CAAGATGAATCGGAGATTGGTTTGGGAGGAAATGGCCAACTATGGACACTTGGCGTAGGGTTATTATTTACAGCCATTGCTGCTGTTTATGTAACAAGGCTTGCAAAG GATGCTGTAAAGGAGATCGACGATTAG
- the LOC117857115 gene encoding cytochrome c, whose protein sequence is MASFSEAPPGNPAAGEKIFKTKCAQCHTVDKGAGHKQGPNLNGLFGRQSGTTPGYSYSSANKNMAVIWEENTLYDYLLNPKKYIPGTKMVFPGLKKPQERADLIAYLKNATA, encoded by the exons atggcgtctTTCTCAGAGGCGCCCCCGGGGAACCCCGCGGCCGGCGAGAAGATCTTCAAGACCAAGTGCGCGCAGTGCCACACCGTCGACAAGGGCGCCGGCCACAAGCAAG GGCCTAACTTGAATGGTCTGTTTGGGAGGCAGTCTGGTACAACTCCTGGTTACTCTTACTCCTCGGCTAACAAGAACATGGCTGTGATTTGGGAGGAGAACACTTTGTATGACTACCTGCTTAATCCTAAGAAG TACATTCCTGGAACCAAGATGGTGTTCCCTGGACTGAAAAAGCCACAGGAACGTGCTGATCTCATTGCGTACCTGAAGAATGCCACCGCTTGA
- the LOC117858044 gene encoding uncharacterized protein: MPLTRVAADAFGVLTIALFALFAALGLFCIFQSVYFRRRIQRGSSFLPLGYFNGPWVTRIVLILITIWWGVGEIVRLSFLKKKLFSSLVWQRNICDVYILSNLGFAEPGILFAFALLLHGSLQKRELGTLNQRWNWKTMAYMLVFCIPVFFVQAILVFLGPKFVKDENSEHGRRKIAKYFIRTSMAVGDSSVCTYPLFGTIFLGLVDAILMSYVSYVGSRVLSLVINKALRRRVSLLMLSVLCFLPIRVLLLGFSVLPKPGDVAFEGIIFLSFLMMLSCTTVGILLLVYYPVADSLALRDIGHREIAEMVPYDDYYYEGASLVTNQSFREIERNSDTSTKRGSISFRTMIREDQLQQDGADEMGFSSRSGVQIGSPSGSSPSAAMPMLPLKEVPRY, translated from the coding sequence ATGCCCCTGACCAGAGTAGCTGCCGATGCATTCGGTGTGTTGACAATTGCACTGTTTGCGCTGTTCGCTGCTCTGGGCCTCTTCTGCATTTTCCAGTCAGTCTACTTCAGGCGTCGGATTCAAAGAGGGTCCTCCTTTCTTCCGCTTGGTTACTTTAACGGCCCATGGGTGACTCGCATTGTGCTGATTCTGATCACCATTTGGTGGGGAGTAGGGGAGATAGTGAGGTTGAGCTTCTTGAAGAAAAAGTTGTTCTCCAGCTTAGTATGGCAGAGGAATATATGTGACGTGTATATACTTTCCAATCTAGGGTTTGCAGAGCCAGGGATCTTGTTTGCATTTGCGCTTCTGCTCCATGGCTCATTACAAAAGAGGGAGCTGGGCACTTTGAACCAAAGATGGAATTGGAAGACCATGGCCTACATGTTGGTGTTCTGCATTCCAGTTTTCTTTGTGCAGGCAATCTTAGTGTTTCTTGGGCCAAAGTTTGTTAAAGATGAGAACAGTGAACATGGGAGGAGAAAGATTGCTAAATACTTCATACGGACATCCATGGCAGTTGGAGATTCAAGCGTTTGCACTTACCCATTGTTTGGCACCATTTTTCTGGGACTTGTAGATGCTATCCTCATGAGCTATGTATCATATGTTGGATCTCGGGTGCTCTCCTTGGTCATCAACAAGGCACTGCGAAGGAGGGTTTCCCTGCTGATGCTTTCAGTCCTTTGCTTCCTTCCTATCAGGGTGCTTCTCCTTGGGTTTTCAGTCCTACCCAAGCCGGGAGATGTTGCCTTTGAGGGCATTATCTTCCTGTCATTCTTGATGATGCTGTCCTGCACAACTGTTGGAATACTCTTGCTTGTTTACTACCCTGTAGCTGATTCGTTGGCCCTCCGAGATATAGGCCACAGGGAAATAGCAGAGATGGTGCCCTATGATGATTACTACTATGAAGGTGCGTCACTTGTGACCAACCAGAGTTTCCGAGAAATTGAGCGGAATTCTGACACTTCAACAAAGCGGGGCTCCATATCCTTCCGCACAATGATCAGGGAAGACCAGCTCCAGCAGGATGGTGCAGATGAGATGGGCTTCTCTTCTCGCAGCGGTGTCCAAATTGGATCACCCTCAGGATCTTCACCAAGTGCTGCAATGCCTATGCTCCCTCTCAAGGAAGTACCTAGATACTAA